In the Victivallis sp. Marseille-Q1083 genome, one interval contains:
- the mnmE gene encoding tRNA uridine-5-carboxymethylaminomethyl(34) synthesis GTPase MnmE — protein MNTVDTISAIATGIGGAIAVVRIAGPEALAVGCRVWSGRVTPGPGHARKMLLGALVTAGSAGEPVLLVYMPGPNSYTGDDVVELHCHGGARAAKRAWDCTLAAGCRAAEPGEFTFRAFLNGKLDLTQAEAVCDLINAHSDTALHLAERQLAGALSRQIGAVRRELVDLLAECESRLDFPEEELDWRSPEECSIRLQEMRANLQRLCDGGRSGRILRDGVRVVLAGKPNAGKSSLLNLLLGQDRAIVTDIPGTTRDTLEEQVVLRNIPVRLTDTAGIRETVDPIEKFGVDRSRQSLEQAQIVFWLLDAADADPQQELAELTRQVGRMSRVIAVWNKIDLVPERELPGAGVPTVRISVTAGRNIAALLDAFEELVWQGRHDEEPEVAVNARQQHLLENAVALLPEAVRELERGCWELAGVQLRAVIDELGAVTGEQADPDILENIFSRFCIGK, from the coding sequence ATGAATACGGTCGATACGATTTCCGCAATTGCTACCGGGATTGGCGGGGCCATCGCCGTCGTGCGCATTGCCGGACCGGAGGCGCTGGCGGTCGGTTGCCGGGTCTGGAGCGGCCGGGTGACGCCCGGGCCGGGACATGCCCGGAAAATGCTGTTGGGCGCCCTGGTGACTGCCGGGAGCGCCGGAGAGCCGGTCTTGCTGGTTTACATGCCGGGCCCGAACAGCTATACCGGCGATGATGTGGTCGAATTGCATTGCCACGGCGGGGCGCGCGCGGCGAAACGCGCCTGGGATTGTACGCTGGCGGCCGGCTGCCGCGCCGCGGAGCCGGGGGAATTCACCTTCCGGGCTTTTCTCAACGGCAAACTGGATTTGACCCAGGCGGAGGCGGTCTGTGATTTGATCAATGCCCATAGCGATACGGCGCTGCATCTGGCGGAACGCCAGTTGGCCGGCGCTTTGAGCCGGCAGATCGGGGCGGTCCGGCGGGAGTTGGTCGATTTATTGGCGGAATGCGAATCCCGGTTGGATTTCCCGGAGGAGGAACTGGACTGGCGTTCGCCGGAGGAGTGCAGCATTCGGTTGCAGGAGATGCGTGCGAACCTGCAACGCCTTTGTGACGGTGGCCGATCCGGCCGTATTCTGCGCGATGGCGTCCGGGTGGTGCTGGCCGGCAAGCCCAATGCCGGCAAATCCAGCCTGCTGAATTTGTTGCTCGGACAGGACCGGGCGATTGTAACCGATATTCCGGGGACCACCCGCGATACGCTGGAAGAACAGGTGGTGCTGCGCAATATTCCGGTGCGTCTGACCGATACCGCCGGCATTCGCGAGACGGTCGATCCGATCGAAAAATTCGGCGTCGACCGTTCCCGCCAGTCCTTGGAGCAGGCGCAGATCGTTTTCTGGCTGCTTGATGCCGCCGACGCCGACCCGCAGCAGGAGCTGGCGGAATTGACGCGGCAGGTCGGCCGGATGAGCCGGGTAATCGCCGTCTGGAACAAGATCGATTTGGTGCCGGAGCGGGAGCTGCCCGGGGCCGGGGTGCCGACGGTGCGGATTTCCGTTACCGCCGGCCGTAACATCGCTGCGCTGCTCGACGCTTTTGAAGAGCTGGTCTGGCAGGGAAGGCACGACGAAGAACCGGAGGTGGCGGTCAATGCCCGCCAACAGCATCTGCTGGAGAATGCCGTCGCCCTGCTGCCGGAAGCGGTCCGGGAGTTGGAGCGGGGCTGCTGGGAATTGGCCGGTGTCCAATTGCGTGCGGTCATCGATGAATTGGGCGCGGTGACCGGGGAGCAGGCCGACCCGGATATTCTGGAAAATATCTTCAGCCGTTTTTGTATCGGCAAGTGA
- a CDS encoding mechanosensitive ion channel family protein — MRRKIGLILCVLLILLGALALFFKTSEAMNLSGNNLGVAIPQYQHQLVREQELLQDLQSNVQSQAELLRSYCREVENKIDYLQFKIDTYSNADVLDITLIGQQVYDLKEEFDATRSLLAILNSELLSMASRAANLTTVLETFGNRQLSPERESIRLDCLAQLNRFKLEIADSRKLLTEFEALTKPISLRLDALFETSEKNRLRAINEVFSTPQEGFFSTLPYTIMTMKFWLLSLPELVPTLVPTSYEFWSYFVLLALLVNLPMLLLGRRYVYPWLLQQTPFPDKYRKLRAFAVGWFLLGASLSFALARNLLGNATGAPFQQVSVLLGSLALLIFAMAFRIDREAMRRCYRLYFPVFLGNTFAILLYILLIPYRPLVLVLPPLCLAVMLWTAIKLCRNSFPLLDTVIGWLTIVVNGIAGYLAVIGLPYIGFTMILLWFTIIAQFLTGIAATEMVIRVRHAHLERKFLNNALSHLGLPLLWLSLFYNIISMVTTTYHLQDWVQNYLERDLPLPPDVCRFSFQELVIAVIAVFVVRFLISFCKQLVRNIYKEAADFGVVPSFVTLGTYLAWAFYVLFVMLLIRINYSSILVVLGGLSMGIGFAMKEVLENFISGIILLVGQQVRPGDVIEFDGIFGKIKTVSFRATVVETWDGSVITLPNTRVLSKDFRNWTRNNTLMRRDIVIGVSYDSDLKQVRDILLEAAGEIKMIQPYPAPEVLCSEFAASSVNFTVRVWLPALLCTEVCSQYREKVFALFRERGVSIPFDQLDVNLNLPGGQSQSILTGN, encoded by the coding sequence ATGCGTCGAAAAATCGGTTTGATTTTGTGTGTGCTGCTGATTTTGCTCGGGGCGCTGGCACTTTTTTTCAAAACCAGCGAAGCGATGAATTTGAGCGGCAACAATCTCGGTGTCGCCATTCCGCAATACCAGCACCAGTTGGTGCGCGAACAGGAGCTGCTGCAGGATTTGCAGAGCAACGTTCAGTCCCAGGCGGAGCTGCTCAGAAGTTATTGCCGGGAGGTGGAGAACAAGATCGACTATCTGCAATTCAAAATCGATACTTATTCCAACGCCGACGTGTTGGATATCACGCTGATCGGCCAGCAGGTCTACGATTTGAAAGAGGAATTCGACGCGACCCGTTCGCTGCTGGCGATTTTGAACAGCGAACTGCTGTCGATGGCGAGCCGGGCCGCCAATTTGACGACGGTATTGGAAACTTTCGGCAACCGGCAACTGTCGCCGGAACGGGAAAGCATCCGGCTGGATTGTCTGGCGCAGTTGAACCGCTTCAAACTTGAGATTGCCGACAGCCGGAAACTGTTGACGGAATTCGAAGCGCTTACCAAACCGATTTCCCTGCGTCTGGACGCCTTGTTCGAGACGAGCGAAAAAAATCGGCTCCGGGCGATCAATGAAGTGTTTTCCACGCCGCAGGAAGGGTTTTTCAGCACATTGCCCTACACGATCATGACGATGAAATTCTGGCTGCTGTCGCTGCCGGAATTGGTGCCGACGCTGGTGCCGACCAGCTATGAGTTCTGGAGTTATTTCGTGCTGCTGGCGCTGCTGGTCAATTTGCCGATGCTGCTGCTGGGCCGGCGGTACGTCTATCCGTGGCTGCTGCAGCAGACTCCGTTTCCGGACAAATACCGGAAGTTGCGCGCTTTTGCCGTTGGCTGGTTTTTGCTCGGCGCTTCGCTGTCGTTTGCATTGGCCAGGAATTTGCTCGGCAATGCGACCGGCGCGCCGTTTCAGCAGGTCAGCGTGTTGCTCGGCTCGCTGGCGCTGCTGATTTTCGCGATGGCCTTCCGCATCGACCGCGAAGCGATGCGCCGCTGTTACCGGCTTTATTTTCCGGTATTCCTGGGCAACACGTTCGCCATCTTATTGTATATTCTGCTGATTCCCTACCGGCCGCTGGTGTTGGTCTTGCCGCCTTTGTGCCTGGCGGTCATGCTCTGGACGGCGATCAAATTGTGCCGCAACTCGTTTCCGCTGCTGGATACGGTGATCGGCTGGCTGACCATCGTCGTCAACGGCATCGCCGGTTATCTGGCCGTCATCGGACTGCCTTACATCGGTTTTACGATGATTTTGCTGTGGTTCACGATCATCGCCCAGTTCCTGACCGGTATTGCCGCCACGGAAATGGTCATCCGGGTCCGGCATGCCCATCTGGAGCGGAAATTTCTGAACAATGCCCTGTCCCACCTGGGGTTGCCGCTCCTGTGGCTCTCTTTGTTTTACAATATCATTTCGATGGTAACCACCACCTATCATTTGCAGGACTGGGTGCAGAACTATCTGGAACGCGATTTGCCGCTGCCGCCGGATGTCTGCCGTTTCAGTTTCCAGGAACTGGTGATCGCCGTCATCGCGGTTTTCGTCGTACGCTTTCTGATTTCCTTCTGCAAGCAGCTGGTGCGCAATATCTATAAGGAAGCGGCCGATTTCGGCGTCGTGCCTTCTTTCGTCACCTTGGGAACTTATCTGGCTTGGGCGTTTTATGTGTTGTTCGTCATGCTGTTGATCCGGATCAACTATTCCAGCATCCTGGTGGTGCTCGGCGGCTTGAGCATGGGAATCGGTTTCGCGATGAAAGAGGTGCTGGAAAATTTCATCAGCGGCATCATCCTGCTGGTCGGGCAGCAGGTGCGGCCCGGCGATGTCATCGAATTCGACGGTATTTTCGGCAAGATCAAAACGGTGAGCTTCCGGGCCACCGTGGTGGAAACCTGGGACGGCTCGGTCATCACGCTGCCGAATACCCGGGTGTTGTCCAAGGATTTCCGCAACTGGACCCGCAACAATACTTTGATGCGCCGCGATATCGTCATCGGCGTCAGCTACGATTCCGACCTCAAGCAGGTGCGGGATATCCTACTGGAAGCGGCAGGCGAAATCAAAATGATTCAGCCGTATCCGGCGCCGGAAGTGCTGTGCAGCGAGTTCGCCGCCAGCAGCGTCAATTTCACCGTCCGCGTCTGGCTGCCGGCGCTGCTGTGCACCGAGGTCTGTTCCCAATACCGGGAAAAGGTCTTTGCGTTGTTTCGGGAACGGGGCGTTTCCATCCCGTTTGATCAACTGGACGTCAATCTCAATTTGCCTGGCGGCCAAAGTCAGAGTATATTGACCGGAAACTAA
- the thyX gene encoding FAD-dependent thymidylate synthase: MQHLNIPPADHVKVLNGQGWVGLIDHLGNEATIVNAARVSFGKLKQEMEERDVTLLHYLIANKHTSPLEHVVFTFSIHCPLFVRGQWHRHRTWSYNEISRRYTEIDLEFYTPPTLRRQAEVNRQASVNDPSFDDGALIEQIRRHNQTSLALYEKLLTAGVCREQARGVLPQNMMVTFWGTVDLSNLLHFLELRDSEHAQWEIREYAVAIKRLIKPIVPNVAAYFGW, translated from the coding sequence ATGCAGCATCTCAACATTCCGCCGGCCGATCATGTCAAGGTTCTGAACGGCCAGGGGTGGGTCGGCCTGATCGATCACCTCGGCAACGAAGCGACGATCGTCAATGCCGCGCGCGTTTCTTTCGGCAAATTGAAGCAGGAGATGGAAGAGCGTGACGTCACGCTGCTCCACTACCTGATCGCCAACAAACACACCAGTCCGCTGGAACATGTCGTCTTCACCTTCAGCATCCACTGCCCGCTGTTCGTTCGCGGCCAGTGGCATCGCCACCGGACCTGGAGCTACAACGAAATTTCCCGGCGCTATACTGAAATCGACCTGGAATTCTATACCCCTCCGACCCTTCGCCGTCAGGCCGAAGTCAACCGTCAGGCATCCGTCAATGATCCGTCATTTGACGACGGCGCTCTGATTGAGCAGATTCGCCGCCACAACCAGACCAGTTTGGCGCTTTATGAAAAACTGCTGACTGCCGGCGTCTGCCGCGAACAGGCCCGCGGCGTGCTGCCGCAAAATATGATGGTCACTTTCTGGGGAACGGTCGATTTGAGCAATTTGCTGCATTTCCTGGAATTGCGCGACAGCGAACATGCCCAATGGGAAATCCGGGAATATGCCGTCGCCATCAAACGGTTGATCAAACCGATCGTCCCGAATGTCGCCGCTTATTTTGGCTGGTAA
- a CDS encoding aldo/keto reductase — MTIPWKTLKNGFSMPVLGLGTWMLGGGESRDCHDGGEAAEASLRAGLESGYRHIDTAEMYAAGFAEKLVGRAIQGFRREELFLTSKVWKTHLAYDAVLKAAEASLRRLETDYLDLYLIHQVAPEMPLSDTIRALNRLIDDGLVKHIGVSNFAVTRLKRAQQLSSHPLVANQVHYNLTVREAEVSGLTDYCRQQDVMLIAWRPLQKGMLSGAAAPLLTELAARYGKTPAQIALNWLVRQPNVVTISTMRSREHQQANLAALGWSLEAGDEQRLSREYPGQQPVSDAVPLS; from the coding sequence ATGACAATTCCCTGGAAAACGCTGAAGAACGGTTTTTCGATGCCGGTGCTCGGCCTGGGCACCTGGATGCTGGGCGGCGGGGAAAGCCGCGATTGCCATGACGGCGGGGAAGCGGCGGAGGCGTCGTTGCGCGCCGGGCTGGAATCGGGCTACCGGCACATCGACACGGCGGAAATGTATGCGGCCGGTTTCGCCGAAAAACTCGTCGGACGGGCCATTCAGGGATTTCGGCGCGAAGAACTTTTCCTCACCTCGAAAGTGTGGAAAACCCATCTGGCTTACGATGCCGTTTTAAAAGCAGCGGAAGCATCGCTGCGGCGGCTTGAAACCGACTATCTGGATCTTTACCTGATCCACCAGGTCGCGCCGGAAATGCCGCTGTCCGACACCATCCGGGCACTGAACAGGCTGATCGACGACGGACTGGTGAAACACATCGGCGTCAGCAATTTTGCGGTTACCCGCCTCAAGCGGGCCCAGCAACTCTCTTCCCACCCGTTGGTGGCCAATCAGGTTCATTACAATCTGACGGTCCGGGAAGCCGAAGTATCCGGGCTGACCGACTACTGCCGCCAGCAGGATGTCATGCTGATTGCCTGGCGGCCGCTGCAGAAAGGAATGTTGAGCGGCGCGGCCGCGCCGCTGTTGACCGAACTGGCGGCCCGATACGGCAAAACGCCGGCCCAGATCGCCTTGAACTGGCTGGTGCGGCAGCCCAATGTCGTCACCATTTCGACCATGCGCAGCCGGGAGCACCAGCAGGCCAACCTGGCGGCGCTGGGCTGGTCGCTGGAAGCCGGCGACGAACAGCGCCTGAGCCGCGAGTATCCCGGCCAGCAGCCGGTTTCCGATGCGGTGCCGCTCAGTTGA
- a CDS encoding MATE family efflux transporter — MPNKTERLGREPITPLLLNLALPSLAGLLISNLYLIFNRIFVGQAVGSLGLAAMNATMPISMIIFAIAILIGRGSSVLYSIALGARKYGEAQKLFGLSMALFLSASLLITVGGLLFLDDLLYFFGATDAVLSYGRSYLSISLLGTLFIMLGFQNNLIRAEGFSGLAMMTQLIGAGLNVVLDYFFVWHFNWGMSGAATATVISQGVSALWVMYFFWSGRSVVSLKWKYIQFFGWKRLYLVLYNGCSPFAINVAGSVIWAVQNRMLVTYGGELAMAAFGIILTVNQFLFTPLFGICMGMQPIIGYNTGAGKYKRVLETFYKSIGLSAIFAIGPYIFVQIFAELVIRLFTDQNQDPELLKIGVYSMRRFLLLMPLGCGTILVSQYFQSIGRAPVALLIAMLRQLLLQLPLTFLLPQFFAYNGVILSGPVSDTLAFVIAFFIMRHELKRLHRLAAREELLKTSRSSHTHEIILNQASGPPAGMIDETTERN; from the coding sequence ATGCCCAATAAAACCGAACGGCTGGGGCGGGAGCCGATCACCCCGCTGCTGCTGAATCTGGCGCTGCCGTCGCTGGCCGGCCTGCTGATCAGCAATTTATATTTGATTTTCAACCGCATTTTCGTCGGCCAGGCAGTCGGCTCGCTGGGTCTGGCGGCGATGAATGCGACGATGCCGATTTCGATGATCATTTTCGCCATCGCCATTTTGATCGGGCGCGGCAGCTCCGTGCTCTACTCGATCGCCCTCGGAGCGCGCAAATACGGAGAAGCGCAGAAATTATTCGGCTTGAGCATGGCGCTTTTTTTGAGCGCCTCACTGCTGATCACCGTCGGCGGCCTGCTTTTTCTGGACGATCTGCTCTACTTTTTCGGCGCCACCGACGCGGTCCTCAGCTACGGCAGAAGCTACCTGTCGATTTCACTGCTGGGCACGCTGTTCATCATGCTGGGGTTTCAAAACAACCTGATCCGGGCGGAAGGCTTTTCCGGACTGGCGATGATGACGCAGTTGATCGGCGCCGGCCTGAACGTGGTGCTGGACTATTTCTTCGTCTGGCATTTCAACTGGGGAATGTCCGGCGCGGCGACGGCGACGGTCATCTCGCAGGGCGTTTCTGCACTCTGGGTCATGTATTTCTTCTGGAGCGGCCGCAGCGTCGTCAGCCTAAAATGGAAATACATTCAATTTTTCGGCTGGAAACGGCTTTACCTGGTTTTGTACAACGGCTGTTCGCCGTTCGCCATCAATGTCGCCGGCAGCGTCATCTGGGCGGTCCAGAACCGGATGCTGGTCACCTACGGCGGAGAACTGGCGATGGCGGCATTCGGCATCATCCTGACCGTCAATCAGTTCCTCTTCACCCCGCTGTTCGGCATCTGCATGGGTATGCAGCCGATCATCGGCTACAACACCGGAGCGGGAAAATACAAGCGGGTGTTGGAAACCTTCTATAAATCCATCGGGCTTTCGGCAATCTTCGCCATCGGCCCCTATATTTTCGTCCAGATATTCGCCGAACTGGTGATCCGGCTGTTCACCGACCAGAATCAGGACCCGGAACTGCTGAAAATCGGCGTTTACTCGATGCGCCGGTTTCTGCTGCTGATGCCGCTCGGCTGCGGAACGATCCTGGTGTCACAATATTTCCAGAGCATCGGCCGGGCGCCGGTCGCCCTGTTGATCGCCATGCTCCGGCAGCTCCTGCTGCAGTTGCCGCTGACATTCCTGCTGCCGCAATTCTTCGCCTACAACGGCGTCATTCTGTCCGGCCCGGTCAGCGACACGCTGGCTTTCGTCATCGCTTTCTTCATTATGCGGCATGAATTGAAGCGACTGCACCGCCTGGCCGCCCGGGAGGAGTTGTTGAAAACCAGCCGCAGCAGCCATACGCATGAAATCATCCTGAATCAGGCTTCCGGGCCACCGGCCGGAATGATCGACGAAACAACGGAAAGGAATTGA